A region from the Acidobacteriota bacterium genome encodes:
- a CDS encoding multidrug efflux protein, whose translation MKITDLFIKRPVLAICVSLVILIAGLQAIRSLSVRQYPRSDIAVVQVSTVYVGANADLVRGFITTPLERVIASADGIDYMESSSAQGLSTITVHLKLNYDTNAALTQVQAKVAQVRNDLPPEAEAPVIDLQTADTQFASMYLGFSSSDLDQNQITDYLTRVVQPKLSAINGVQRADILGKRTFAMRVWLKPEKMAALGITPSAVHDALANNNYLSALGRTKGSMVSVNLVANTDLRTAEEFRQLVVKQDRGTIVRLGEIADVVLGAETYDEDVRFNGESATFMGIWVLPTANSLEVIKNVRDAIPGIRAQLPAGMKVGIPYDATAYIQDAIREVLSTLTETLLIVVVVIFLFLGSFRSVLIPVIAIPVSLIGAVFLMLVAGFTINLLTLLAIVLSVGLVVDDAIVMVENVERHLHEGKTPFQAAIDAARELVGPIIAMTITLAAVYAPVGIQGGLTGALFREFAFTLAGAVIISGIVALTLSPMMGSKLLRAGDTERGFAGWINRRFESVRRLYERALESTLRYRPVVFGVWVIVALLVVPFYIFSQRELAPAEDQGVVFGVLQASPNSTLDQTKLFASQIYDVYHSFPEAESIFQITDPTGGFGGMVTKPWSERSKTAQQLLIQSTGPLSKIAGVRVIPLTPPPLPGGGNFPVDFVIASAAEPQQLAQFANELVKRAFQSGIFIYADSDLKFDQPQAEVVFDRDKLRSQGVNLSQAGKDLSTLLGGNYVNRFSIQGQSYKVIPQVKRVERLTPEQLTQIYVKGSDDKLVPLSTFAHLKTTTEPRQLNKFQQLNAVRVQGVIPPSVPLDQALRFLEDESKKILPQGFTVDYAGESRQLRVEGSKFLGTFLLSAVLIYLVLAAQFESFRDPFIVLAGSVPLAISGALMFSFLGFTTLNIYSEVGLITLVGLVSKNGILIVEFANHLQEQGRSKLAAVIEAAQTRLRPILMTTAATVVGHFPLVLAKGPGAGARNSIGIMLVSGMIIGTVFTLFVVPSIYMLVARKHVALELEEDERSDDIPELAGAAV comes from the coding sequence ATGAAGATCACAGATCTCTTCATTAAACGTCCAGTACTGGCGATCTGTGTCAGCTTGGTAATCCTGATCGCTGGCTTGCAGGCGATTCGCTCGCTGAGCGTGCGGCAGTATCCACGCAGCGATATCGCCGTCGTGCAGGTTTCGACCGTGTACGTCGGTGCCAACGCAGACTTAGTTCGCGGGTTCATCACCACTCCGCTTGAGCGGGTGATCGCCAGTGCGGATGGCATCGATTACATGGAGTCATCGAGCGCGCAGGGTTTAAGCACCATCACTGTGCACTTGAAGCTGAACTACGATACCAACGCCGCTCTCACGCAGGTTCAGGCGAAGGTAGCGCAGGTTCGAAATGACCTGCCACCCGAGGCGGAAGCGCCAGTGATCGACTTGCAAACTGCAGACACGCAGTTTGCCTCGATGTACCTGGGCTTTTCGTCGTCGGATCTCGATCAGAATCAGATCACAGATTATCTGACCCGAGTTGTCCAGCCCAAGTTAAGCGCGATTAACGGCGTTCAGCGCGCCGACATTCTCGGCAAGCGCACCTTCGCGATGCGTGTGTGGCTTAAGCCGGAGAAGATGGCGGCGCTCGGCATTACGCCCTCAGCTGTGCATGACGCACTTGCCAATAACAACTATCTCTCAGCTCTGGGACGTACGAAAGGTTCGATGGTTTCGGTCAACCTGGTGGCGAACACCGATCTGCGTACCGCGGAAGAGTTTCGCCAACTCGTCGTAAAACAGGATAGGGGTACGATCGTTCGTCTTGGAGAGATCGCGGACGTTGTGCTGGGCGCTGAAACATATGACGAAGATGTCCGCTTCAACGGAGAGTCGGCGACATTCATGGGCATTTGGGTTTTGCCCACGGCGAACTCTCTCGAAGTAATTAAGAACGTCCGCGATGCCATTCCGGGAATTCGTGCGCAGCTTCCGGCTGGCATGAAGGTCGGTATTCCTTACGATGCTACGGCCTACATTCAGGATGCGATCAGGGAAGTGCTGAGCACTCTCACGGAAACGCTGCTGATCGTCGTCGTGGTGATCTTTCTGTTCCTGGGATCATTCCGGTCAGTCTTGATTCCGGTGATCGCAATCCCGGTATCGCTGATCGGTGCCGTCTTCCTGATGCTGGTGGCGGGCTTCACCATCAACCTGCTTACGTTGCTTGCGATTGTGCTTTCTGTCGGCCTGGTCGTCGATGATGCCATCGTGATGGTCGAGAACGTCGAACGTCATCTTCATGAAGGCAAGACTCCCTTTCAGGCCGCAATCGATGCGGCTCGTGAGTTGGTCGGGCCGATCATCGCAATGACGATCACGCTGGCTGCCGTCTACGCGCCCGTTGGTATCCAGGGAGGATTAACTGGTGCGCTATTCCGCGAGTTCGCATTCACTCTTGCGGGTGCGGTCATCATTTCGGGAATTGTAGCGTTGACACTGTCGCCGATGATGGGCTCCAAGCTGCTTCGCGCTGGAGACACTGAGCGCGGCTTCGCTGGTTGGATCAATCGTCGCTTCGAGAGCGTTCGCAGGCTGTACGAGCGAGCCCTGGAGAGCACTCTGCGATATCGGCCAGTAGTGTTCGGTGTTTGGGTAATCGTCGCGCTGCTCGTTGTGCCGTTCTACATCTTCTCTCAGCGAGAACTTGCTCCTGCAGAGGATCAAGGTGTGGTCTTCGGCGTGTTGCAAGCTTCGCCGAACTCAACGTTGGATCAGACGAAGCTCTTTGCGTCGCAGATTTACGACGTGTATCACTCGTTTCCTGAGGCTGAGAGCATCTTCCAGATCACGGATCCAACCGGCGGTTTCGGCGGCATGGTGACTAAGCCGTGGAGCGAGCGCAGCAAGACCGCGCAGCAGCTTCTGATCCAGTCCACTGGGCCGCTGTCGAAGATCGCGGGCGTTCGCGTGATCCCGCTCACTCCACCTCCGCTACCCGGCGGTGGAAATTTTCCCGTGGACTTCGTCATCGCTTCTGCGGCTGAGCCGCAGCAGCTTGCGCAGTTCGCGAACGAGCTGGTGAAGCGTGCGTTCCAGAGCGGCATCTTCATCTATGCCGACTCCGATCTGAAGTTTGACCAGCCGCAGGCCGAGGTAGTCTTCGACCGGGACAAGCTCCGCTCGCAGGGGGTTAATTTGAGCCAGGCCGGCAAGGACCTTTCGACGCTGCTCGGCGGGAATTATGTGAATCGTTTCAGTATCCAGGGTCAGAGTTACAAAGTCATTCCTCAAGTGAAACGCGTGGAGCGTCTGACACCCGAGCAATTGACGCAAATCTATGTCAAAGGCTCGGACGATAAGCTCGTTCCGCTTTCGACATTCGCTCATCTGAAGACTACTACTGAGCCTCGGCAGCTCAATAAATTCCAGCAGCTCAATGCCGTGCGGGTTCAGGGCGTAATTCCCCCATCGGTTCCGCTTGATCAGGCGCTGCGGTTCCTGGAAGACGAATCGAAGAAGATTCTTCCGCAAGGATTCACAGTCGATTATGCGGGCGAGTCGCGTCAGCTGCGGGTTGAGGGCAGCAAGTTCTTGGGCACGTTCCTGCTATCGGCAGTTCTGATTTACCTTGTGCTGGCGGCTCAGTTCGAGAGCTTCCGCGATCCCTTCATCGTGCTCGCGGGTTCGGTTCCGCTCGCCATTTCGGGAGCGCTGATGTTCTCGTTTCTTGGGTTCACGACGCTGAACATCTACAGCGAAGTTGGACTTATCACTCTGGTGGGCCTGGTTTCGAAAAATGGCATCCTAATTGTGGAGTTTGCGAACCATCTACAGGAACAGGGAAGAAGTAAGCTGGCCGCGGTGATTGAGG
- a CDS encoding efflux transporter periplasmic adaptor subunit: protein MAKRMFLMLVVAAAVIGGLGYFKLRQVQAAVKSHAFTPPPEAVTTIVAKQATWPSTLGVVGTMNAIHGVTVSADLPGTVDQINFDSGKWVKEGEVLVQLDTRQERAQLAAMQAQRDLAKINYDRMQQLVNEGVISRMDYDKAMADQRQTEANTAEIKATIDRKTIRAPFSGVLGIRQVNLGQYLAAGAPIVPLQSLDPIYVNFNVPQQIVGRMEPGRSVRITSDNLAGATFTGRVNAIDSVVDQSTRNVQVQATMGNPGGKLRPGMFVQVEVGVGEQRSVIPLPASAISYAPFGDSVFVLSDLKSPGGETYRGVRQQFVKVEGARGDQVGVVSGINTGDEVVTSGVFKLRNGAAVAVNNKIQPGNNPAPKPEDN from the coding sequence ATGGCGAAGCGGATGTTTCTCATGTTGGTCGTGGCGGCAGCGGTGATTGGGGGCCTCGGCTATTTCAAGTTGCGACAGGTTCAGGCGGCGGTAAAGTCTCACGCCTTCACTCCTCCGCCAGAGGCGGTGACCACAATCGTGGCAAAACAGGCGACGTGGCCTTCGACGTTGGGCGTGGTGGGTACGATGAATGCCATTCATGGGGTAACCGTGAGCGCCGATCTTCCCGGCACAGTGGATCAGATCAATTTCGATTCCGGGAAGTGGGTCAAGGAAGGCGAAGTGCTGGTGCAGCTCGACACCCGCCAGGAGCGGGCGCAGCTGGCCGCGATGCAGGCCCAGCGTGATCTGGCGAAGATCAACTACGACCGTATGCAGCAACTGGTGAATGAAGGCGTGATCTCGCGGATGGATTACGACAAGGCGATGGCCGATCAGCGCCAGACTGAAGCGAATACGGCAGAGATCAAGGCGACCATCGATCGGAAGACGATTCGCGCTCCTTTTTCGGGAGTGCTCGGAATCCGCCAAGTCAATTTGGGACAGTATCTCGCTGCCGGGGCTCCGATCGTTCCACTGCAATCTCTCGATCCCATTTACGTGAATTTCAATGTGCCGCAGCAGATCGTTGGACGCATGGAGCCCGGGCGTAGTGTGCGTATCACAAGCGACAACCTTGCCGGCGCGACATTCACCGGGCGTGTGAACGCGATCGACTCGGTGGTGGATCAATCCACCCGCAACGTTCAGGTTCAGGCGACCATGGGGAATCCTGGAGGCAAGCTTCGTCCCGGAATGTTTGTTCAAGTGGAAGTAGGGGTAGGCGAGCAGCGTTCCGTGATTCCGCTTCCGGCATCCGCGATTAGCTATGCGCCGTTTGGCGATTCGGTCTTCGTCTTAAGTGATCTGAAGAGTCCGGGCGGAGAGACCTACCGCGGAGTTCGCCAGCAGTTCGTGAAAGTCGAGGGCGCACGCGGCGACCAGGTTGGCGTCGTCTCCGGCATTAATACTGGCGATGAGGTTGTTACTTCCGGCGTCTTCAAGCTGCGCAACGGTGCGGCTGTGGCAGTAAATAACAAAATCCAGCCAGGCAACAATCCGGCTCCTAAGCCCGAGGATAACTAA
- a CDS encoding RNA polymerase subunit sigma-70: MPTADHEISNLLTAWSAGDEHALEKLTPLVYAELHRAAHRYMTGERSEHTLQTTALINELYLRLVDFQQVDWQNRAQFFGICAQLMRRILVDFARARTTQKRAGDIPILPLDEELIISGEPQPDLVALDDALKSLAVVDERKSRVVELRFFAGLNVQETAEVLRVSCETVMRDWKLAKAWLFRELTQQSRNGF; encoded by the coding sequence ATGCCTACGGCCGATCACGAGATTAGCAACTTGCTCACGGCGTGGAGCGCCGGGGACGAGCACGCGCTTGAAAAGTTGACTCCGCTGGTTTATGCCGAGCTGCATCGGGCCGCCCATCGCTATATGACCGGAGAGCGATCCGAGCATACGTTGCAGACGACCGCTCTTATTAATGAACTGTATTTGCGCCTAGTCGATTTCCAACAAGTCGACTGGCAGAATCGCGCACAGTTTTTTGGGATTTGCGCTCAGCTCATGCGTCGCATCCTCGTAGACTTCGCGCGCGCGCGAACCACTCAAAAGCGTGCCGGAGATATTCCCATTCTGCCGCTCGACGAGGAATTGATTATTTCCGGAGAACCTCAACCTGATTTGGTGGCGCTGGATGATGCTTTGAAGTCGCTTGCAGTGGTCGATGAACGGAAGAGCCGTGTCGTAGAACTGCGCTTCTTCGCTGGCCTCAATGTTCAGGAAACCGCAGAAGTGCTTCGAGTCTCGTGCGAAACCGTGATGCGCGACTGGAAGTTAGCGAAGGCCTGGCTTTTCCGTGAACTCACTCAACAGAGTCGCAATGGATTCTGA